In a single window of the Pocillopora verrucosa isolate sample1 chromosome 4, ASM3666991v2, whole genome shotgun sequence genome:
- the LOC131790332 gene encoding amiloride-sensitive sodium channel subunit alpha-like, giving the protein METPKAKHEENTTGGTEIKFTSVIREFCDNTTAHGLGRIHFVNHWIRKVFWSLLFIGAVTMLCIQVHTLFDKYRKRPLTTLVTVKTETSLEFPAVTFCNFNAMKNFTTQSGDKKLTEIVHQLQAQNSSKVPGNDTSEAVSESSNTEDIEWSQEDFQDPEDLDTRYQRGKEMSVFLAKEDLQILTLLGHQFSDMVLSCTFRGMSCRNYTTWNWTSFWHYKYGNCFVFNGGQVNGVPVDILRSNNRGPSEGLNLEINIDQEEYIGQLTPQAGIRVDISKPGEMPFPLEKGVSLAPGYATMLGLRKIIKERKDPFNTKRCLNSVDRDDNNLYTRIFNVTYSSTACRESCLAYNQFEICGCVEYRFPAEGLFNICSVTNIKTLKCLSRVQNLYKNNRLNCTQSCPPPCRLEEFKISSSFATWPSQNYEKYYQEIVLENYNRLLITKSGSHRKNVLKLQVFFEDLDVEVVSEQRSYELVNFVSDIGGQLGLWIGFSVLTLAEFLELIMLLCHLAVKKCFKKNGTSESYLPN; this is encoded by the exons ATGGAAACTCCAAAGGCAAAACACGAAGAGAATACGACAGGTGGAACCGAGATCAAGTTCACTTCAGTCATCCGGGAGTTTTGTGACAACACAACAGCGCACGGTCTGGGGAGGATACATTTTGTTAATCATTGGATCAGGAAAGTGTTCTGGAGCTTATTGTTTATTGGCGCTGTCACAATGCTTTGTATTCAAGTACACACTTTGTTCGACAAATATCGAAAGCGACCGCTGACCACTTTAGTCACAGTAAAAACAGAGACG AGTCTGGAATTTCCTGCAGTAACATTTTGTAACTTCAACGCCATGAAGAACTTCACAACTCAAAGTGGCGATAAGAAGCTGACGGAGATTGTTCATCAACTGCAAGCACAAA ATTCGTCAAAAGTGCCGGGTAACGATACTTCCGAAGCAGTATCTGAAAGCAGCAACACAGAAGACATAGAGTGGAGCCAAGAAGACTTCCAAGACCCTGAAGATCTTGATACGAGATATCAAAGAGGAAAGGAAATGTCAGTGTTTTTGGCGAAAGAGGACTTGCAGATTCTTACTTTACTGGGACATCAGTTTAGTGATATGGTCCTGTCTTGCACATTCAGAGGAATGTCATGCAG AAACTACACAACATGGAACTGGACATCATTCTGGCATTACAAGTACGGAAACTGTTTTGTATTTAACGGTGGCCAAGTGAATGGAGTTCCAGTGGATATTTTGAGATCGAACAATCGCGGCCCTTCTGAAG GTCTCAATCTTGAAATTAATATTGATCAAGAAGAATACATCGGCCAACTGACTCCACAGGCAGGAATAAGAGTGGATATCTCCAAACCGGGAGAAATGCCATTCCCTTTGGAAAAAGGAGTGAGTTTGGCTCCGGGGTACGCTACAATGCTTGGACTTAGAAAG ataatcaaagaaagaaaagaccCTTTCAACACAAAGCGTTGCCTGAATTCAGTTGATCGAGATGACAATAACCTATACACTCGCATTTTTAACGTAACCTACTCGTCTACG GCTTGCAGAGAATCATGTCTGGCTTACAATCAATTCGAGATTTGTGGTTGCGTGGAATACAGATTTCCAGCTGAGGGACTATTCAACATTTGCAGTGTCACCAACATTAAAACAC TGAAGTGCCTCAGCAGAGTTCAAAACCTCTATAAAAACAACAGATTGAACTGCACTCAGTCGTGTCCACCTCCATGCAG ACTGGAAGAGTTCAAAATAAGTTCTTCATTCGCTACCTGGCCTTCGCAAAACTATGAG AAGTATTATCAAGAGATAGTGCTAGAAAATTACAACAGATTACTCATCACCAAATCTGGATCCCACAG aaaaaatgttttgaaactgCAAGTTTTCTTCGAAGATCTTGACGTGGAGGTCGTTTCAGAGCAACGTTCATATGAA CTGGTCAACTTTGTGTCAGACATCGGTGGTCAACTTGGCCTATGGATTGGGTTCTCTGTGCTGACTCTGGCTGAGTTCTTAGAGCTTATTATGCTACTGTGTCATCTGGCTGTCAAGAAATGCTTCAAGAAGAATGGCACGTCTGAGAGTTATCTTCCGAATTAA
- the LOC131790374 gene encoding amiloride-sensitive sodium channel subunit alpha-like produces METKNDRPSVTLLLSDFFQHTSMHGAERIVFSHEWIRKILWIILMLGALGVSSWQIHQLYSLYHKRPLATHVAIERDSDLTFPAITVCDLNSLRIDQVKGESAAAKALRRELKGVNWLKRNDKDDEEEDQHDAEEEDQRDAEEEVEEDPQFIAKEKLMTKIAKTNARHDLTELGHQFEDFIIYCTFRGINCANYSSTHWTRFWHFAYGNCYVFNGGYSDQGERTILWKSSETGPLFGLSLELNIEQDQYIGSLTQEAGVRIDISDQGEMPFPLDKGLSLAPGYAMSVGMRKVVMKRSDPFRNNSCMKNSAPDSMNLFKDTMKADYSTAACKKSCWARKQQEKCGCVEYKYPRPKSTRFCETSNKTDRACVRKVKDYFIQGVLNCSQSCPPPCKESTFKFTTSYSLWPTTSSEKFYRAKLKARNKEVDGESDDFRKHILKVNVFFEELNYEVISEDPAYELPSFMSDLGGSLGLWIGMSVLTFAEILELILLICYTLARKLKNRVDARSSTVAVEMFQPE; encoded by the exons ATGGAGACCAAAAACGACCGACCTTCTGTAACGTTACTGCTGTCCGATTTTTTCCAACACACCTCAATGCATGGAGCTGAAAGGATTGTATTTTCTCACGAATGGATCCGAAAAATCCTGTGGATAATTTTGATGTTAGGTGCGTTAGGTGTTTCATCATGGCAGATACACCAACTATACAGTCTTTACCACAAGCGACCCCTCGCCACTCATGTTGCCATCGAGCGTGACTCG GATTTGACGTTCCCTGCCATAACAGTTTGTGACTTGAACTCTTTGAGAATCGATCAAGTGAAAGGGGAATCGGCAGCAGCCAAAGCACTTAGAAGAGAGTTGAAAGGAGTAAATTGGTTGAAAA GAAACGACAAAGATGACGAGGAGGAAGACCAACATGATGCAGAAGAGGAAGACCAACGTGATGCAGAAGAGGAAGTGGAAGAGGATCCACAATTTATAGCGAAGGAAAAACTTATGACCAAAATAGCTAAAACAAATGCTCGTCATGATCTCACAGAGTTAGGCCATCAGTTTGAAGATTTTATAATTTATTGCACCTTTCGTGGAATCAACTGCGC GAATTACTCCAGTACACACTGGACTCGTTTCTGGCATTTTGCTTACGGGAACTGCTACGTTTTCAATGGAGGGTACAGTGACCAAGGAGAAAGAACCATTTTGTGGAAGTCAAGTGAAACAGGCCCCTTGTTCG GGCTTAGTCTGGAGCTGAACATCGAACAAGATCAGTACATTGGATCCCTGACACAAGAAGCAGGAGTGAGAATTGACATCTCAGATCAAGGAGAAATGCCTTTTCCTCTCGATAAAGGACTGAGTCTTGCACCAGGATATGCCATGTCTGTTGGAATGAGGAAG gttGTTATGAAACGATCGGATCCTTTTCGGAACAACTCCTGCATGAAAAACTCTGCCCCTGACAGCATGAACCTTTTCAAGGATACGATGAAAGCGGATTATTCAACAGCT GCATGCAAAAAGAGCTGCTGGGCACGAAAGCAACAAGAAAAGTGTGGATGCGTTGAATACAAATATCCAAGGCCGAAGTCTACTCGTTTCTGTGAAACCTCAAACAAAACAGACA GAGCTTGTGTCAGAAAAGTGAAAGACTATTTTATCCAGGGAGTACTGAACTGTTCCCAATCATGTCCTCCACCTTGCaa ggAGAGCACATTCAAATTCACTACATCTTACTCGTTGTGGCCGACCACAAGTTCGGAG AAATTCTATAGAGCGAAATTGAAGGCCAGGAATAAGGAGGTGGACGGAGAATCCGACGACTTTAG GAAACACATTCTCAAAGTAAATGTATTCTTTGAAGAACTGAATTACGAAGTTATTTCGGAGGATCCGGCGTATGAG CTGCCAAGTTTTATGTCAGACCTCGGAGGATCACTTGGTCTTTGGATAGGAATGTCCGTTTTGACGTTTGCCGAAATCTTGGAGCTGATTTTACTCATCTGTTATACTTTGGCTCGAAAGCTGAAAAATAGAGTGGATGCCAGGTCATCAACTGTCGCTGTTGAAATGTTCCAACCAGAGTAA
- the LOC131790373 gene encoding amiloride-sensitive sodium channel subunit alpha-like isoform X2 has protein sequence MKGMKQPKAGMDQQGWVKTKEEQKSVDTFTSLTTDFCGYTSAHGFERIMSSKQWIRKAFWSLLFIAAIVVLCFQVLTLFEKYQSRPLVTLVSLQSDTSLPFPTVTLCNFNAIKYDALEESNFTDLLDTIKKQNSSSNSTSSRANDDAVPTTYGPTPTDFYSDYDEDFDYWGDDDVEDPENLDEEYFASEKVSLLLAGKDEDYLSNLGHQFEDMILSCTYRGVSCSNFTGNFWTKFWHYKYGNCFLFNSGLTSSGSNSPVIKSNKAGPTHGLNLEINVEQDQYLNQLTPEAGIRLDISSQGYMPFPMERGLSIPVGFATSIGLRKVMIERQDPFNNNRCHKNSSIDKSNLYTRMFNATYSSTACKESCLADSQFLQCGCMEYRFPVDKNPVCDITNKTTIGCLNKLQKQYRDNKLNCSSSCPPPCSQEEFKISTSLAVWPSENYEVFYQDELEKRGKFVWSDFDSLRKNVLKVQIFFEELNVEMIKEQKSYGIADFASDIGGQLGLWIGFSVLTIAEFIEFFMLLFAHLVKKCTSRGKVKSASLELKET, from the exons ATG AAAGGAATGAAACAACCTAAAGCAGGCATGGATCAGCAGGGGTGGGTGAAAACGAAAGAGGAGCAGAAGAGTGTGGATACTTTCACGTCTCTGACCACAGACTTCTGTGGTTATACATCTGCGCATGGCTTTGAGAGGATCATGTCCTCAAAACAGTGGATTCGCAAGGCGTTCTGGAGTTTGTTGTTTATTGCAGCCATCGTGGTGCTGTGCTTTCAGGTTTTGACACTTTTTGAGAAATACCAGAGTAGACCGCTGGTCACACTCGTGTCACTGCAGTCTGACACG agcCTTCCATTCCCCACTGTCACATTATGCAACTTCAATGCTATCAAGTACGACGCACTTGAGGAAAGCAACTTCACTGACCTCCTCGACACTATTAAAAAGCAAA ATTCGTCGTCGAACTCCACTTCCTCTCGAGCAAACGATGATGCAGTGCCAACCACGTACGGTCCAACCCCAACAGACTTTTACTCAGATTACGATGAAGATTTTGATTACTGGGGAGACGACGACGTGGAAGATCCAGAAAATCTTGATGAAGAATATTTCGCAAGTGAAAAAGTTTCTCTTTTGTTGGCTGGAAAAGACGAAGATTATCTTTCAAATTTGGGTCATCAGTTCGAAGACATGATTTTGTCCTGCACTTATCGTGGTGTTTCTTGCAG CAATTTCACAGGAAATTTCTGGACCAAATTTTGGCACTACAAGTACGGCAATTGCTTCCTTTTTAACAGCGGCTTAACAAGCTCGGGATCTAACAGCCCCGTGATTAAGTCCAACAAAGCTGGGCCCACACATG GGCTAAATCTTGAGATAAACGTGGAACAAGACCAGTACCTCAATCAATTAACACCAGAAGCTGGTATCAGACTTGATATTTCAAGTCAGGGATATATGCCATTTCCAATGGAGAGAGGCTTAAGCATACCTGTAGGGTTCGCCACGTCAATTGGTTTGAGAAAG GTCATGATCGAAAGACAGGATCCATTCAATAACAATCGATGTCATAAAAACTCCTCAATTGACAAGTCGAACTTGTACACCAGAATGTTTAACGCCACATACTCATCAACC GCCTGTAAGGAGTCATGCTTAGCCGACAGTCAGTTTTTACAGTGTGGATGTATGGAGTACAGATTTCCTGTGGACAAAAATCCAGTTTGTGATATTACCAATAAAACCACTA TTGGCTGCCTCAACAAGTTACAGAAGCAGTACCGGGACAACAAACTAAATTGCAGCAGCTCTTGTCCCCCTCCATGCAG CCAGGAAGAGTTCAAGATAAGTACATCGCTTGCTGTTTGGCCTTCGGAAAATTACGAG GTATTCTACCAAGATGAGCTCGAGAAGCGCGGGAAATTCGTTTGGTCAGATTTTGACTCTCTCAG GAAAAATGTGTTGAAGGTACAAATTTTCTTCGAAGAACTTAACGTTGAAAtgataaaagaacaaaaatcatACGGA ATTGCAGATTTCGCGTCCGACATTGGTGGCCAGCTCGGTTTATGGATCGGATTTTCTGTGCTGACAATAGCCGAGTTCATTGAATTTTTTATGTTGCTGTTTGCTCATCTTGTCAAAAAATGCACATCGCGGGGAAAAGTGAAGTCAGCCTCATTGGAATTGAAGGAGACTTAA
- the LOC131790373 gene encoding amiloride-sensitive sodium channel subunit alpha-like isoform X1 → MKKGMKQPKAGMDQQGWVKTKEEQKSVDTFTSLTTDFCGYTSAHGFERIMSSKQWIRKAFWSLLFIAAIVVLCFQVLTLFEKYQSRPLVTLVSLQSDTSLPFPTVTLCNFNAIKYDALEESNFTDLLDTIKKQNSSSNSTSSRANDDAVPTTYGPTPTDFYSDYDEDFDYWGDDDVEDPENLDEEYFASEKVSLLLAGKDEDYLSNLGHQFEDMILSCTYRGVSCSNFTGNFWTKFWHYKYGNCFLFNSGLTSSGSNSPVIKSNKAGPTHGLNLEINVEQDQYLNQLTPEAGIRLDISSQGYMPFPMERGLSIPVGFATSIGLRKVMIERQDPFNNNRCHKNSSIDKSNLYTRMFNATYSSTACKESCLADSQFLQCGCMEYRFPVDKNPVCDITNKTTIGCLNKLQKQYRDNKLNCSSSCPPPCSQEEFKISTSLAVWPSENYEVFYQDELEKRGKFVWSDFDSLRKNVLKVQIFFEELNVEMIKEQKSYGIADFASDIGGQLGLWIGFSVLTIAEFIEFFMLLFAHLVKKCTSRGKVKSASLELKET, encoded by the exons ATG AAGAAAGGAATGAAACAACCTAAAGCAGGCATGGATCAGCAGGGGTGGGTGAAAACGAAAGAGGAGCAGAAGAGTGTGGATACTTTCACGTCTCTGACCACAGACTTCTGTGGTTATACATCTGCGCATGGCTTTGAGAGGATCATGTCCTCAAAACAGTGGATTCGCAAGGCGTTCTGGAGTTTGTTGTTTATTGCAGCCATCGTGGTGCTGTGCTTTCAGGTTTTGACACTTTTTGAGAAATACCAGAGTAGACCGCTGGTCACACTCGTGTCACTGCAGTCTGACACG agcCTTCCATTCCCCACTGTCACATTATGCAACTTCAATGCTATCAAGTACGACGCACTTGAGGAAAGCAACTTCACTGACCTCCTCGACACTATTAAAAAGCAAA ATTCGTCGTCGAACTCCACTTCCTCTCGAGCAAACGATGATGCAGTGCCAACCACGTACGGTCCAACCCCAACAGACTTTTACTCAGATTACGATGAAGATTTTGATTACTGGGGAGACGACGACGTGGAAGATCCAGAAAATCTTGATGAAGAATATTTCGCAAGTGAAAAAGTTTCTCTTTTGTTGGCTGGAAAAGACGAAGATTATCTTTCAAATTTGGGTCATCAGTTCGAAGACATGATTTTGTCCTGCACTTATCGTGGTGTTTCTTGCAG CAATTTCACAGGAAATTTCTGGACCAAATTTTGGCACTACAAGTACGGCAATTGCTTCCTTTTTAACAGCGGCTTAACAAGCTCGGGATCTAACAGCCCCGTGATTAAGTCCAACAAAGCTGGGCCCACACATG GGCTAAATCTTGAGATAAACGTGGAACAAGACCAGTACCTCAATCAATTAACACCAGAAGCTGGTATCAGACTTGATATTTCAAGTCAGGGATATATGCCATTTCCAATGGAGAGAGGCTTAAGCATACCTGTAGGGTTCGCCACGTCAATTGGTTTGAGAAAG GTCATGATCGAAAGACAGGATCCATTCAATAACAATCGATGTCATAAAAACTCCTCAATTGACAAGTCGAACTTGTACACCAGAATGTTTAACGCCACATACTCATCAACC GCCTGTAAGGAGTCATGCTTAGCCGACAGTCAGTTTTTACAGTGTGGATGTATGGAGTACAGATTTCCTGTGGACAAAAATCCAGTTTGTGATATTACCAATAAAACCACTA TTGGCTGCCTCAACAAGTTACAGAAGCAGTACCGGGACAACAAACTAAATTGCAGCAGCTCTTGTCCCCCTCCATGCAG CCAGGAAGAGTTCAAGATAAGTACATCGCTTGCTGTTTGGCCTTCGGAAAATTACGAG GTATTCTACCAAGATGAGCTCGAGAAGCGCGGGAAATTCGTTTGGTCAGATTTTGACTCTCTCAG GAAAAATGTGTTGAAGGTACAAATTTTCTTCGAAGAACTTAACGTTGAAAtgataaaagaacaaaaatcatACGGA ATTGCAGATTTCGCGTCCGACATTGGTGGCCAGCTCGGTTTATGGATCGGATTTTCTGTGCTGACAATAGCCGAGTTCATTGAATTTTTTATGTTGCTGTTTGCTCATCTTGTCAAAAAATGCACATCGCGGGGAAAAGTGAAGTCAGCCTCATTGGAATTGAAGGAGACTTAA
- the LOC131790373 gene encoding amiloride-sensitive sodium channel subunit alpha-like isoform X3, with protein MKQPKAGMDQQGWVKTKEEQKSVDTFTSLTTDFCGYTSAHGFERIMSSKQWIRKAFWSLLFIAAIVVLCFQVLTLFEKYQSRPLVTLVSLQSDTSLPFPTVTLCNFNAIKYDALEESNFTDLLDTIKKQNSSSNSTSSRANDDAVPTTYGPTPTDFYSDYDEDFDYWGDDDVEDPENLDEEYFASEKVSLLLAGKDEDYLSNLGHQFEDMILSCTYRGVSCSNFTGNFWTKFWHYKYGNCFLFNSGLTSSGSNSPVIKSNKAGPTHGLNLEINVEQDQYLNQLTPEAGIRLDISSQGYMPFPMERGLSIPVGFATSIGLRKVMIERQDPFNNNRCHKNSSIDKSNLYTRMFNATYSSTACKESCLADSQFLQCGCMEYRFPVDKNPVCDITNKTTIGCLNKLQKQYRDNKLNCSSSCPPPCSQEEFKISTSLAVWPSENYEVFYQDELEKRGKFVWSDFDSLRKNVLKVQIFFEELNVEMIKEQKSYGIADFASDIGGQLGLWIGFSVLTIAEFIEFFMLLFAHLVKKCTSRGKVKSASLELKET; from the exons ATGAAACAACCTAAAGCAGGCATGGATCAGCAGGGGTGGGTGAAAACGAAAGAGGAGCAGAAGAGTGTGGATACTTTCACGTCTCTGACCACAGACTTCTGTGGTTATACATCTGCGCATGGCTTTGAGAGGATCATGTCCTCAAAACAGTGGATTCGCAAGGCGTTCTGGAGTTTGTTGTTTATTGCAGCCATCGTGGTGCTGTGCTTTCAGGTTTTGACACTTTTTGAGAAATACCAGAGTAGACCGCTGGTCACACTCGTGTCACTGCAGTCTGACACG agcCTTCCATTCCCCACTGTCACATTATGCAACTTCAATGCTATCAAGTACGACGCACTTGAGGAAAGCAACTTCACTGACCTCCTCGACACTATTAAAAAGCAAA ATTCGTCGTCGAACTCCACTTCCTCTCGAGCAAACGATGATGCAGTGCCAACCACGTACGGTCCAACCCCAACAGACTTTTACTCAGATTACGATGAAGATTTTGATTACTGGGGAGACGACGACGTGGAAGATCCAGAAAATCTTGATGAAGAATATTTCGCAAGTGAAAAAGTTTCTCTTTTGTTGGCTGGAAAAGACGAAGATTATCTTTCAAATTTGGGTCATCAGTTCGAAGACATGATTTTGTCCTGCACTTATCGTGGTGTTTCTTGCAG CAATTTCACAGGAAATTTCTGGACCAAATTTTGGCACTACAAGTACGGCAATTGCTTCCTTTTTAACAGCGGCTTAACAAGCTCGGGATCTAACAGCCCCGTGATTAAGTCCAACAAAGCTGGGCCCACACATG GGCTAAATCTTGAGATAAACGTGGAACAAGACCAGTACCTCAATCAATTAACACCAGAAGCTGGTATCAGACTTGATATTTCAAGTCAGGGATATATGCCATTTCCAATGGAGAGAGGCTTAAGCATACCTGTAGGGTTCGCCACGTCAATTGGTTTGAGAAAG GTCATGATCGAAAGACAGGATCCATTCAATAACAATCGATGTCATAAAAACTCCTCAATTGACAAGTCGAACTTGTACACCAGAATGTTTAACGCCACATACTCATCAACC GCCTGTAAGGAGTCATGCTTAGCCGACAGTCAGTTTTTACAGTGTGGATGTATGGAGTACAGATTTCCTGTGGACAAAAATCCAGTTTGTGATATTACCAATAAAACCACTA TTGGCTGCCTCAACAAGTTACAGAAGCAGTACCGGGACAACAAACTAAATTGCAGCAGCTCTTGTCCCCCTCCATGCAG CCAGGAAGAGTTCAAGATAAGTACATCGCTTGCTGTTTGGCCTTCGGAAAATTACGAG GTATTCTACCAAGATGAGCTCGAGAAGCGCGGGAAATTCGTTTGGTCAGATTTTGACTCTCTCAG GAAAAATGTGTTGAAGGTACAAATTTTCTTCGAAGAACTTAACGTTGAAAtgataaaagaacaaaaatcatACGGA ATTGCAGATTTCGCGTCCGACATTGGTGGCCAGCTCGGTTTATGGATCGGATTTTCTGTGCTGACAATAGCCGAGTTCATTGAATTTTTTATGTTGCTGTTTGCTCATCTTGTCAAAAAATGCACATCGCGGGGAAAAGTGAAGTCAGCCTCATTGGAATTGAAGGAGACTTAA